GACGACTCGGATCACTCCCGACCCAGCCCACCCCCGGTCCCGCACTACCCACACAGCGACGCTCCAGCGGTGTGCAGACGCACTCTCACCCGTCTCCGGCGTCCAGGCCGCGGACGTCTGCACCGACAATCCCCTCCTCAACCATCCGGTCCTCGAAGTCGTCGGTGGCCCAGGCACCTTCGTCCCACCCCGAATTCTGCACATTCTCGCCACACACCATTGTGGCCTCCGCGGACTCCACACGCGACAGCTCCCCCAGTCGTGGGTCCTTGAAGCGGTCTGTCCCAGCCCCGCACAGTCACCGGCCAGTACCACCCCATCCACCCACCAATGACACACCTCCCAGACGACGATCAGCCCACCACTGAGACCGGCTTCACCGTCGAGACCGGTGTCACCCGCCAGCTCGAAGACGAATACTCCAAAGCCGCTCTCGAGGTTACCTCCAAAGCGACGGCCGACCAAACGCTCCTCGTCGGATTCGGTGGCCACTGGGGGACGACCACCACCGAACTCACACCAACCCAAGCCCGTGACCTCGCCCGCGCGCTTGAACACGCAGCCGAGCAACTCAAGACTACCCCGGAGTCGGCTCCAGAGAACAGTCAATCCTCGACGACGGCCACTAGCACTGACACCCACGAGTCATCTCCCACACCAGACGACCCGCTTGAGCAGGAGGTGCGCCATGAGCGATCGTGACGACTCCGGTGACGACGAGCCCGTCCACGACCCCCCACGCGACACTACCCGTGGACGGGGCCACGGCCAAGGCGTGTGGCTCGAGATCCAACTCCAGCAGGCCCTTGAAGAGTGGGGGTATGCCGCCGCCCGTCGTGAACCCCTCGTCGCACTCACCGCGGATGTCGTCGCCTGTCGCCAAGAGCCCCGAGATAAGCCCGCCGACTACCTCGTCGCCGAATGCAAAGACTGGCAAAGTCGCGCCATCGACGAGTCGGTGATCATCCGCCTCTGTCTGCTTGCCTTCCTGGGTCGGGCCATGCCCGTTCTCTGTCACACCTCAAGACTCACGGATCGGGCGTGGCGACTCGCCCAGGCCTTTGACGTCCGCCTGCTCACGCTTGAGGATCTCGACGGTGACGAGCTCCCACCGCTGACTCGCAAGCGGCCACCCAAGGCGGCCGATATCCACCGGGACTCGATCAGCCCGGAGACCCTTCGGCAAACGCCGCCAGTCACACTGTGTCGACCTCCACATGACCGGCAGGATGCCGATATCGAAGCGGCGATCTTCTCTCCCACCAAGAGCGCGCCGTGTTACGTGCCCGATCGGTCCGGCCACGAAGAGTATGCCGATACAGCGTTTTCGCGGTATCTCCGCCACGAACGCCGCAAACGGGACACACAGGTCGACGACCAGTAGGGAAGACGACGAGCGCAGAACCAACCTTCCCTGTCGCTCACAGAGATGCGAGGTGGAAGCCCACGGCTTCAGCCATGGGAGGAATCCGACTACAGCCTGCTGTTCGTGGTTGATTATAGCACAGCTCCGCAAATCTTTATGTCCTATGAGGTCATAAATCATATAGAATAGCAGGATGCCGGAGAACCAGCCGATTGAACTCAATCGCGCCGTCCCAGGTGGCCGCGTGGAGTTGTTCGCGACCCGCGACGAGTATCCCGGTGATTGGTTCTACCAGTTCCAGTACTACCACCCGGAAGAGGGCGAGTTCCTGCGCTACGACAACGCGCACGATGACGACGATCTCGGTTGGCACCACCGACACGTTCGATTCGGCGAGGATTCCGAGATTCCGTTCCAGAACATCAGTGCGCACGTCGCCCGCTTCCTCCAAGAGGTCGTCCACCTCACCGATATCGAGGACACGAACCATGACTGATCA
This window of the Haloplanus rubicundus genome carries:
- a CDS encoding toxin-antitoxin system TumE family protein, with the translated sequence MELFATRDEYPGDWFYQFQYYHPEEGEFLRYDNAHDDDDLGWHHRHVRFGEDSEIPFQNISAHVARFLQEVVHLTDIEDTNHD